The Euphorbia lathyris chromosome 4, ddEupLath1.1, whole genome shotgun sequence genomic interval TACTTAGGAAACCAATTTTGTGATGTTTTCCACATCTTTATAAGgaaaatatggaaaaaaaatgaaattttcgATGAAATCTCATAATCgccttttttattattttttgtttttaattatttttactaTGTCATGAAAGCCAAATGATGCAATAATTGGTTTTAGAACACATTAGCAatcttttcttgttttaatttATGAAGATCATATCTTACAATTggtattttaatatatttttaacatgttttcttattttaattataaaatggcttgtttataatatatatcacattttttataatgttttatatattgaataaacaGTCTtcattacaaaaataatgcagAGTTAATGAGGTCTTAATTTACCTTAACTTAGAAGGTAGAAGTTTACTTAATTTGTTTGTTAGCTTGCACAAAATAACCTCCTAATTTggaatttatattatatataaaatgcaGCTGCAGAAGATAGAAGTAGAGGGATGGAAAGAGAAGTAAAGGTGAGTGAAACATTATTTGCGGAGGAGAAAATAAAAGAGATGATTGGATACAATAGAGGAAGCGATTACGTTGAAGTTAAGTGTGGTTGCACCAGCAAAAGGTACGGAGACACCACTGCAATGCTTCAACACTTCGAGTTTATGCCAACCGCCAATTTCTTCTCATCCGTTATTGCAGTTCTGTCTGTCTACGGAGTAATTTGCTACTTCCTCTTGTCTTTCTATTTCTCTTTCTTGAAATATAGGGAAAATGCATGATAGTAAAAATTGAATGAATGCAGTTAAAAATGCAACATATTTCACTTGTTTCTTACTAGAAGTATAAGTATGATTGTTTGAGCATCGTATATATGCAATGTTTGTCCTCTTTCCTTCTCATTGCTCTTCACTTGATTGAAATCGAATGGATAACTAATTGATGTTTGAATTCTCAGATATATTT includes:
- the LOC136225799 gene encoding protein ULTRAPETALA 1-like, whose amino-acid sequence is MNPYKIIGNLTKSGQLLLAAEDRSRGMEREVKVSETLFAEEKIKEMIGYNRGSDYVEVKCGCTSKRYGDTTAMLQHFEFMPTANFFSSVIAVLSVYGSK